Proteins from a genomic interval of Crassostrea angulata isolate pt1a10 chromosome 7, ASM2561291v2, whole genome shotgun sequence:
- the LOC128192771 gene encoding circadian locomoter output cycles protein kaput-like has translation MNYGKRIKLVLPSRSESEYSLGDEYDDDGKSSKSFFSDDSKGGSNKDVTDRVNRNLSEKKRRDQFNMLVNELCSMVSTSSKKMDKSTVLKSTIAYLKTYQETAVQAQAHEIKEDWKPSFLSNDEFMHLMLEALDSCLLVFTQQGNILYVSESITSLLGHLPADLTNQSVYNFMHENEKQNLYNILYHYSMLSPEERAKEKDQLCCTCHFRRGTISPSSSSLFEVVSLSGFQHWSRDKLSSVEEESSQYSLSGPKEDTCFCCTVRLQNPQFIREMSMVDESKTEFTSRHSLEWKFLFLDHRASPIIGYLPFEVLGTSGYEYYHPDDLDQIAKSHEQLMQTGEGTSSYYRFLTKGQQWIWIKTRYYITYHQWNSKPEFIVCTNVVVSYADVREQVYKDLGIDSKSENSEPFLRIQRSPSVCSVTSGGRSRSNWSSSHSIDSASTDQHVSGNHMSDKESVEELPSHITKDLPHTMTQHKHLQLLLQQRYLNQATNSEPKAHRYTEPAANSNNLLQASPDRMGMMSNRGGADNVSSTSHIPVIHPGRQLPVIDGPKSPVPQLFLTPIQKQLHEQLREKSQKLQQAILKQQEELQQITQQLAMAQQGMLPLSDTSIPNPGAPVLMNPPIGATVMTSAPLNVSAGFPMQTSVTPSLPPEQQQFIPFQLLPHDTESVFSYTSD, from the exons ATGAATTACGGGAAGCGAATCAAGCTAGTGCTCCCAAGCCGAAGTGAAAG TGAGTACTCGTTGGGGGATGAATATGATGATGATGGAAAAAGCAGTAAAAG CTTTTTCTCTGATGACAGTAAGGGCGGATCCAACAAGGATGTTACTGACAG GGTCAATCGAAACTTGAGCGAGAAAAAGCGAAGAGACCAATTCAACATGTTGGTGAATGAACTTTGCTCAATGGTGTCCACTTCCAGTAAGAAGATGGACAAGTCTACCGTCCTAAAGTCAACCATAGCATACCTAAAAACATACCAAG AGACTGCAGTACAAGCTCAGGCCCATGAAATCAAGGAGGATTGGAAACCTTCATTTTTATCCAATGATGAGTTTATGCATCTTATGTTAGag gcATTGGACAGTTGCTTACTGGTTTTCACACAGCAAGGCAACATACTTTATGTTTCTGAGAGCATAACATCATTGTTAGGCCACCTACCG GCCGACCTCACTAATCAATCTGTCTACAACTTTATGCACGAAAACGAGAAGCAGAACCTGTACAACATCCTTTATCACTACAGCATGCTGTCGCCCGAGGAGCGGGCAAAAG aGAAAGACCAGCTATGCTGCACCTGTCACTTCCGTCGAGGGACAATATCCCCAAGCAGTAGCTCTCTGTTTGAAGTAGTCAGCCTGTCTGGGTTCCAACATTGGAGCAGGGataaat TGAGTAGTGTGGAAGAAGAGAGCAGTCAATACAGCCTGAGCGGCCCCAAGGAGGACACCTGCTTCTGTTGTACGGTTCGGCTACAGAACCCCCAGTTTATCCGGGAAATGTCCATGGTGGACGAGTCCAAAACAGAGTTTACCTCACGGCACAGTCTGGAGTGGAAGTTTCTATTTCTAGACCACAG GGCCTCTCCTATTATTGGGTACCTACCGTTTGAGGTCCTAGGGACCTCTGGATATGAGTACTACCATCCAGATGACCTAGATCAGATCGCCAAGTCACATGAGCAAT tGATGCAGACAGGGGAGGGAACTTCGTCATACTACCGATTCCTGACCAAGGGACAGCAGTGGATCTGGATCAAGACTCGCTACTACATAACGTACCATCAGTGGAACTCTAAACCCGAGTTTATTGTGTGTACCAATGTAGTCGTTAG cTATGCCGATGTTAGAGAGCAAGTTTACAAGGATTTAGGGATTGACTCTAAATCAGAAAACTCTGAACCTTTCCTCCGAATTCAGCGAAGTCCCTCTGTCTGTTCTGTTACCTCAGGAGGGAGGTCGCGCTCCAACTGGTCGTCTTCACACTCCATTGACTCGGCCAGTACAGATCAGCACGTCAGTG GAAACCACATGTCAGATAAAGAGAGTGTGGAGGAACTTCCGTCGCATATAACGAAGGATCTCCCGCACACAATGACTCAACACAAACACTTACAGTTACTTCTCCAGCAGCGCTACCTTAACCAAGCCACCAACAGTGAGCCCAAGGCTCACAGATACACGGAGCCCGCGGCCAATAGCAACAATTTACTACAGGCCAGCCCAGACAGGATG GGAATGATGTCCAACAGAGGTGGAGCTGACAATGTCTCATCGACGTCTCACATTCCGGTGATACATCCTGGTCGACAACTTCCTGTCATTGATGGACCAAAATCTCCG GTACCACAATTATTTCTGACTCCAATACAGAAGCAGCTCCATGAACAGTTGAGAGAGAAGTCCCAAAAACTACAACAGGCTATTCTAAAGCAACAGGAGGAACTCCAACAGATCACACAGCAACTGGCCATGGCACAGCAAGGAATGCTCCCCCTGTCAGATACATCTATCCCTAACCCAG GTGCGCCTGTTCTTATGAATCCACCAATTGGAGCCACTGTGATGACCAGTGCCCCACTTAACGTGTCGGCGGGATTTCCCATGCAGACATCAGTAACACCATCCCTACCACCAGAGCAACAGCAGTTCATCCCATTCCAGTTATTGCCTCATGACACAGAATCAGTGTTCTCTTACACCTCAGACTGA